In a single window of the Pedococcus dokdonensis genome:
- the rplI gene encoding 50S ribosomal protein L9 — protein MKVILTHEVSSLGTAGDVVDVKDGYARNFLFRRGLATAWTKGGQKQVDAIAKGREARAINSLEEAKSIKGNLENKAVKVAAHAGGSGRLFGAVSTADVAAAVKAAGGPELDKRKIEIPTPIKSVGSHEALIRLHPEVQATVTLDVVAG, from the coding sequence ATGAAGGTCATCCTGACCCACGAGGTCTCCAGCCTCGGCACCGCCGGTGACGTCGTCGACGTCAAGGACGGTTACGCCCGCAACTTCCTGTTCCGCCGTGGCCTGGCCACGGCGTGGACCAAGGGCGGGCAGAAGCAGGTCGACGCGATCGCCAAGGGCCGCGAGGCCCGCGCGATCAACTCCCTCGAGGAGGCCAAGTCGATCAAGGGCAACCTCGAGAACAAGGCCGTCAAGGTCGCGGCGCACGCTGGTGGCTCCGGTCGCCTGTTCGGCGCCGTCTCCACCGCGGACGTCGCCGCCGCGGTGAAGGCCGCCGGTGGCCCGGAGCTCGACAAGCGCAAGATCGAGATCCCGACCCCGATCAAGTCGGTCGGCAGCCACGAGGCGCTCATCCGTCTGCACCCCGAGGTGCAGGCCACGGTGACCCTCGACGTCGTCGCCGGCTGA
- a CDS encoding transglycosylase domain-containing protein, producing MSTSRPKTRAQAKAAQRASRGGAGTAQRGSSTGGGAGGAKGGGAKGGGSKGGRRKKWLKGLGITALVGFLLAVVAFFLAYSLIDTPKPNDLANAQASIIYYADGKTEMDRISEVNRESVKLSQVPKPVQQAHLAAEDRNFYQNSGISPTGIARAVWVGLRGGATQGGSTITQQYVKNYFLTQDQTLSRKGREIIISIKIAKQESKDQILENYLNTIYYGRGAYGIQTASKAYFNKDVSKLTPSEGAFLASVIRAPSLYDPGLGAEQKANAESRWKYVMDGMVTEGWLTPEQRAAAKFPTLQKPRKTTGATGPTGYLVDQVKRELKSKLKLTDADIDKGGYKIVSTIDKRTQDAAVAAVKDRMPTGKGTSTLRAGLTSIKPGDGAIVALYGGADYQKNQFNTATQATMQAGSTFKVFALLAGLSQDKPISTHTKFDGRSPQYFKEFEDSAAKTDFLRRGGVANFGGGAGEQFGNIDLREATGHSVNTVYAQLNIKVGPEATKAAAIAAGLPSDAQAKARKIEPLGTNYANVLGTSHVTVLDMANAYATIAAQGTRATPYIIRTVKGGPGDLDYKVKPVKKAAFDKDVMADTIDAMEQVVKSGTATYAQNLGRPAAGKTGTTTDNKAAWFDGYTPQLATAVGIYSTGKNGEELSMNNVPGVGELTGATVPLRIWTDFMEAALKGQKVVDFPKRVGLGDDQVFTPPPTTTSSSTTTTTTTTTTTAPPTTTPPTTTKTTGKPTKTTTAPEPPTITLGGAPATTTAQPQ from the coding sequence ATGAGTACCTCACGTCCGAAGACGCGCGCCCAGGCGAAGGCCGCGCAACGCGCCTCCAGGGGCGGTGCCGGCACCGCCCAGCGGGGTTCGAGCACCGGCGGGGGAGCCGGTGGGGCCAAGGGTGGCGGCGCCAAGGGCGGTGGGTCCAAGGGTGGCCGCCGGAAGAAGTGGCTCAAGGGCCTCGGCATCACGGCGCTGGTCGGCTTCCTGCTCGCCGTGGTCGCGTTCTTCCTCGCCTACTCGCTGATCGACACCCCGAAGCCGAACGACCTGGCCAACGCGCAGGCGTCGATCATCTACTACGCCGACGGCAAGACCGAGATGGACCGGATCAGCGAGGTCAACCGCGAGTCGGTCAAGCTGTCGCAGGTCCCGAAGCCGGTGCAGCAGGCGCACCTCGCCGCCGAGGACCGCAACTTCTACCAGAACTCCGGCATCAGCCCCACCGGCATCGCCCGCGCGGTCTGGGTCGGACTGCGCGGGGGCGCGACGCAGGGTGGGTCGACGATCACCCAGCAGTACGTGAAGAACTACTTCCTCACTCAGGACCAGACCCTGTCGCGCAAGGGCCGCGAGATCATCATCTCGATCAAGATCGCCAAGCAGGAGTCCAAGGACCAGATCCTCGAGAACTACCTCAACACGATCTACTACGGCCGCGGCGCCTACGGCATCCAGACCGCCTCGAAGGCCTACTTCAACAAGGACGTCTCCAAGCTGACCCCGTCCGAGGGGGCCTTCCTCGCCTCGGTGATCCGCGCCCCCTCGCTCTACGACCCGGGTCTGGGCGCCGAGCAGAAGGCGAACGCCGAGTCGCGGTGGAAGTACGTCATGGACGGCATGGTCACCGAGGGCTGGCTGACGCCGGAGCAGCGCGCGGCCGCGAAGTTCCCGACCCTGCAGAAGCCGCGCAAGACCACGGGGGCGACCGGCCCGACCGGCTACCTCGTCGACCAGGTCAAGCGCGAGCTGAAGAGCAAGCTCAAGCTCACCGACGCCGACATCGACAAGGGTGGCTACAAGATCGTCTCGACGATCGACAAGCGGACCCAGGACGCGGCGGTCGCGGCGGTCAAGGACCGCATGCCCACCGGCAAGGGCACCTCGACGCTGCGGGCCGGGCTCACCTCGATCAAGCCGGGCGATGGCGCGATCGTCGCGTTGTACGGCGGTGCGGACTACCAGAAGAACCAGTTCAACACCGCGACCCAGGCCACCATGCAGGCCGGCTCGACGTTCAAGGTCTTCGCGCTGCTGGCGGGGCTGTCGCAGGACAAGCCGATCAGCACCCACACCAAGTTCGACGGCCGGAGCCCGCAGTACTTCAAGGAGTTCGAGGACTCCGCCGCCAAGACCGACTTCCTGCGCCGCGGTGGCGTCGCCAACTTCGGCGGCGGGGCCGGTGAGCAGTTCGGCAACATCGACCTGCGCGAGGCGACCGGCCACTCGGTCAACACGGTCTACGCCCAGCTCAACATCAAGGTCGGCCCGGAGGCGACCAAGGCCGCCGCCATCGCCGCGGGGTTGCCCAGCGACGCCCAGGCCAAGGCCCGCAAGATCGAGCCGCTCGGCACCAACTACGCCAACGTCCTCGGCACGTCGCACGTCACCGTGCTGGACATGGCCAACGCCTACGCGACCATCGCCGCGCAGGGCACCCGGGCCACCCCCTACATCATCAGGACGGTCAAGGGCGGCCCCGGCGACCTCGACTACAAGGTCAAGCCGGTCAAGAAGGCGGCCTTCGACAAGGACGTCATGGCCGACACGATCGACGCGATGGAGCAGGTCGTCAAGAGCGGCACCGCGACCTACGCGCAGAACCTCGGGCGTCCCGCGGCCGGCAAGACCGGCACCACCACCGACAACAAGGCAGCCTGGTTCGACGGCTACACCCCGCAGCTGGCCACCGCGGTCGGCATCTACAGCACCGGCAAGAACGGTGAGGAGCTGTCGATGAACAACGTGCCGGGGGTCGGTGAGCTCACCGGCGCCACCGTGCCGCTGCGCATCTGGACCGACTTCATGGAGGCCGCGCTCAAGGGCCAGAAGGTGGTCGACTTCCCGAAGCGCGTGGGTCTCGGCGACGACCAGGTCTTCACGCCGCCGCCGACCACGACGAGCAGCAGCACGACCACGACCACGACCACCACGACGACGACCGCGCCGCCGACGACCACCCCGCCGACGACGACCAAGACGACGGGCAAGCCCACCAAGACGACCACGGCGCCGGAGCCGCCGACCATCACCCTCGGCGGGGCCCCAGCGACGACCACCGCCCAGCCGCAGTGA
- a CDS encoding DUF3352 domain-containing protein has protein sequence MSTNPFDPASQQHGEPQPGEPGELLQPGQPGAFPVPPGEPAEPPRGGRGRTVALVGGILAIVAVGAGGAFAFQQVSGGGAQPESVMPANTMAFAKVDLDPSAGQKLDAIRFIRKFPDARGEVKEDSDLRQVVFKGLQDDGQLKGVDYAKDVEPWLGQRIGVGLVPGATDDAEPTAVVALAVTDQDKAKASLPKIAKSAEAQCQLVEEFALCTDGSDKLAAVATAVGKGTLADSKNFTTDMADLGEDGVASAWFDAEPLAKATKSLDVGSMIPGMTAGPATSQTGRVALALRFDGPHLELAGHTNGASVKFAGSKTGTGLGQLPDTTLAAVSIANAGDQLEAGWPALEKAVKDSVGEQEFADGVDQVEQELGISVPDDLYAALGSQFSLVFGGMGEGQSELRIAAVSDGDKAVLQKLVDAAGQGMGAGDMTLKPAGGATVVSLSDGYADELASNHGLGDTARFKDAVQDADSARVAGFVDIAGLVTEFKDELGADEAKNFAGLSALGFTVSGEGNSADFSLRLTTK, from the coding sequence ATGAGCACCAACCCGTTCGACCCTGCGTCACAGCAGCACGGTGAGCCGCAGCCCGGTGAGCCCGGTGAGCTGCTCCAGCCCGGCCAGCCCGGCGCCTTCCCGGTGCCGCCCGGCGAGCCGGCCGAGCCGCCGCGTGGTGGCCGCGGCCGCACCGTCGCCCTGGTCGGTGGCATCCTCGCCATCGTCGCGGTGGGTGCCGGTGGTGCCTTCGCGTTCCAGCAGGTCAGCGGTGGCGGCGCGCAGCCCGAGTCGGTCATGCCGGCCAACACCATGGCCTTCGCGAAGGTCGACCTCGACCCGTCCGCGGGGCAGAAGCTCGACGCGATCCGCTTCATCCGCAAGTTCCCCGACGCCCGGGGCGAGGTCAAGGAGGACTCCGACCTGCGCCAGGTCGTCTTCAAGGGCCTCCAGGACGACGGCCAGCTCAAGGGCGTCGACTACGCCAAGGACGTCGAGCCGTGGCTCGGCCAGCGGATCGGGGTCGGTCTGGTCCCCGGAGCGACGGACGACGCCGAGCCGACCGCCGTGGTCGCCCTGGCCGTGACCGACCAGGACAAGGCGAAGGCCAGCCTGCCGAAGATCGCGAAGTCCGCCGAGGCACAGTGCCAGCTCGTCGAGGAGTTCGCGCTCTGCACCGACGGGTCCGACAAGCTCGCGGCGGTCGCGACCGCGGTCGGCAAGGGCACCCTGGCCGACTCGAAGAACTTCACCACCGACATGGCCGACCTCGGTGAGGACGGCGTCGCGTCGGCGTGGTTCGACGCCGAGCCGCTGGCCAAGGCGACCAAGTCGCTCGACGTGGGTTCGATGATCCCCGGCATGACCGCAGGTCCGGCCACCTCGCAGACCGGCCGGGTCGCGCTCGCCCTGCGGTTCGACGGGCCCCACCTCGAGCTCGCTGGTCACACCAACGGCGCCAGCGTGAAGTTCGCCGGCTCGAAGACCGGCACCGGGCTGGGCCAGCTCCCCGACACCACGCTCGCCGCGGTGAGCATCGCCAACGCCGGCGACCAGCTCGAGGCCGGCTGGCCGGCGCTCGAGAAGGCCGTCAAGGACAGCGTCGGTGAGCAGGAGTTCGCCGACGGCGTCGACCAGGTCGAGCAGGAGCTCGGCATCTCGGTGCCCGACGACCTGTATGCCGCGCTGGGCAGCCAGTTCTCGCTGGTCTTCGGCGGGATGGGCGAGGGCCAGAGCGAGCTGCGGATCGCCGCCGTCTCCGATGGTGACAAGGCGGTGCTCCAGAAGCTCGTCGATGCGGCCGGCCAGGGCATGGGTGCCGGTGACATGACGCTGAAGCCGGCGGGCGGGGCGACCGTGGTGTCGCTGTCCGACGGCTACGCCGACGAGCTCGCCTCGAACCACGGGCTCGGCGACACCGCGCGGTTCAAGGACGCGGTGCAGGACGCCGACTCGGCACGGGTCGCCGGTTTCGTCGACATCGCGGGTCTGGTGACCGAGTTCAAGGACGAGCTCGGCGCCGACGAGGCGAAGAACTTCGCCGGGCTCTCCGCCCTGGGCTTCACCGTCTCGGGCGAGGGCAACAGCGCCGACTTCAGCCTGCGCCTCACCACCAAGTAG
- a CDS encoding GntR family transcriptional regulator, with amino-acid sequence MATEIDVRIDRSSPVPLYHQLAEQLAAAIDDGALHPGDAFENEVAMGQRLGLSRPTVRRAIAELAARGLLVRRRGVGTTVANRTVHRKAELTSLWDDLTRAGAHPTTTVLSLEVVQDERVAAMLDLPADSELLAVVRLRLSDGEPLAVLRNWLPPAHLDVTRDDLEAEGLYAVLRRRGARPVVARQGISARPPSPSERRHLRMRGNEPVLTMTRSAFDEVGHPVEYGDHCYRASTYTIEVMVDER; translated from the coding sequence GTGGCCACCGAGATCGACGTGCGGATCGACCGCAGCTCGCCCGTGCCGCTCTACCACCAGCTGGCCGAGCAGCTGGCTGCCGCCATCGACGACGGGGCACTGCACCCCGGTGACGCGTTCGAGAACGAGGTCGCGATGGGGCAGCGACTGGGCCTGTCGCGACCGACCGTGCGCCGGGCCATCGCCGAGCTGGCCGCCCGCGGCCTGCTGGTCCGCCGCCGTGGCGTCGGCACCACCGTCGCCAACCGCACGGTGCACCGCAAGGCCGAGCTCACCAGCCTCTGGGACGACCTGACCAGGGCCGGCGCCCACCCGACCACCACCGTCCTGTCACTCGAGGTGGTGCAGGACGAACGGGTCGCCGCGATGCTCGACCTGCCCGCCGACAGCGAGCTGCTCGCGGTCGTGCGGCTGCGCCTCAGCGACGGCGAACCGCTCGCGGTCCTGCGCAACTGGCTGCCACCGGCCCACCTCGACGTCACCCGCGACGACCTCGAGGCCGAGGGCCTGTATGCCGTGCTGCGCCGCCGCGGGGCCCGTCCGGTCGTGGCCCGCCAGGGGATCAGCGCCCGGCCGCCGAGCCCCAGCGAGCGCCGGCACCTGCGGATGCGGGGCAACGAACCGGTGCTCACCATGACCCGCAGCGCCTTCGACGAGGTCGGTCACCCGGTCGAGTACGGCGACCACTGCTACCGCGCCTCGACCTACACGATCGAGGTCATGGTCGACGAGCGCTGA
- the rpsR gene encoding 30S ribosomal protein S18, which produces MAKPVVRKPKKKANPLKAAKVENIDYKDTALLRKFISDRGKIRARRVTGVSVQEQRLIATAVKNAREMALLPYSSSSR; this is translated from the coding sequence ATGGCCAAGCCCGTTGTGCGCAAGCCCAAGAAGAAGGCCAACCCGCTGAAGGCGGCGAAGGTCGAGAACATCGACTACAAGGACACCGCGCTGCTGCGCAAGTTCATCTCCGACCGCGGCAAGATCCGCGCGCGTCGGGTGACCGGTGTCTCCGTCCAGGAGCAGCGACTCATCGCCACCGCGGTCAAGAATGCCCGCGAGATGGCGCTGCTGCCCTACTCCAGCTCGTCCCGCTGA
- a CDS encoding PadR family transcriptional regulator: MSRRSELLEFAVLGLLHESPMHGYELRKRLNAALGVFRALSYGTLYPCLRGLLESGLISEASTAQPAATAGSRRARIVYELTADGKEQFQELLKEAGPTAWEDDTFDVHLAFFARTEAEVRLRILEGRRSRLEERLDTIRASSAKNRERFDTYTAALERHGLDSAEREVRWLNELITAERNIPSATPSTTTSTPTPNK; the protein is encoded by the coding sequence ATGAGTCGTCGATCGGAGCTCCTCGAGTTCGCAGTCCTCGGGCTGCTGCACGAGAGCCCCATGCACGGGTACGAGCTGCGCAAGCGGCTCAACGCCGCGCTCGGCGTCTTCCGTGCCCTGTCCTACGGCACCCTCTACCCGTGCCTGCGTGGTCTGCTCGAGTCGGGGCTCATCTCCGAGGCGAGCACCGCCCAGCCGGCAGCCACCGCGGGCTCCAGACGGGCTCGGATCGTCTACGAGCTCACCGCGGACGGCAAGGAGCAGTTCCAGGAGCTGCTCAAGGAGGCCGGGCCGACGGCGTGGGAGGACGACACCTTCGACGTCCACCTCGCGTTCTTCGCCCGCACCGAGGCCGAGGTCCGGCTGCGGATCCTCGAGGGGCGTCGCAGCCGGCTCGAGGAGCGCCTCGACACGATCCGCGCGAGCTCGGCGAAGAACCGCGAGCGGTTCGACACCTACACCGCCGCCCTCGAGCGGCACGGCCTGGACTCCGCCGAGCGCGAGGTCCGCTGGCTCAACGAGCTGATCACCGCCGAGCGGAACATCCCCTCGGCCACCCCCAGCACCACCACCTCCACCCCCACCCCCAACAAGTAG
- a CDS encoding inositol-3-phosphate synthase: MGSVRVAIVGVGNCASSLVQGVEYYKDADPAGTVPGLMHVQFGDYHVKDVEFVAAFDVDAKKVGFDLAEAIGNSENNTIKIADVPPTGVTVQRGHTYDGIGKYYAQTIEQSDAEPVDIVQVLKDTQADVLVSYLPVGSEVADKFYAQCAIDAGVAFVNALPVFIASDPEWAAKFEAAGVPVIGDDIKSQVGATITHRVMAKLFEDRGVTLDRTYQLNVGGNMDFKNMLERERLESKKVSKTQAVTSNLTGPLAGLVDSKNVHIGPSDYVAWLDDRKWAYVRLEGRAFGDVPLNLEYKLEVWDSPNSAGIIIDAIRAAKIAKDRGIGGALISASSYLMKSPPVQREDTEGRAKLEAYIAGTEER, encoded by the coding sequence ATGGGATCCGTCCGCGTCGCCATCGTCGGCGTCGGCAACTGCGCCAGCTCGCTGGTCCAGGGTGTCGAGTACTACAAGGACGCCGACCCGGCCGGCACCGTCCCCGGGCTCATGCACGTCCAGTTCGGTGACTACCACGTGAAGGACGTCGAGTTCGTCGCCGCCTTCGACGTGGACGCCAAGAAGGTCGGCTTCGATCTCGCGGAGGCCATCGGCAACTCCGAGAACAACACCATCAAGATCGCCGACGTGCCCCCGACCGGTGTGACCGTGCAGCGTGGCCACACCTACGACGGCATCGGCAAGTACTACGCGCAGACCATCGAGCAGTCCGACGCCGAGCCGGTGGACATCGTCCAGGTCCTCAAGGACACCCAGGCCGACGTGCTGGTCTCCTACCTCCCGGTGGGCTCCGAGGTGGCCGACAAGTTCTACGCCCAGTGCGCGATCGACGCCGGCGTGGCCTTCGTCAACGCCCTGCCCGTGTTCATCGCCTCCGACCCCGAGTGGGCCGCGAAGTTCGAGGCGGCCGGCGTGCCGGTCATCGGTGACGACATCAAGTCGCAGGTTGGCGCGACCATCACGCACCGCGTGATGGCCAAGCTGTTCGAGGACCGTGGCGTGACGCTGGACCGCACCTACCAGCTCAACGTCGGCGGCAACATGGACTTCAAGAACATGCTCGAGCGCGAGCGCCTCGAGTCCAAGAAGGTCTCCAAGACCCAGGCCGTGACGTCCAACCTCACCGGCCCCCTGGCCGGTCTGGTCGACAGCAAGAACGTCCACATCGGCCCCTCGGACTACGTCGCCTGGCTCGACGACCGCAAGTGGGCCTACGTGCGCCTCGAGGGTCGCGCCTTCGGTGACGTGCCGCTGAACCTCGAGTACAAGCTCGAGGTCTGGGACTCCCCCAACTCGGCCGGCATCATCATCGACGCCATCCGCGCGGCCAAGATCGCCAAGGACCGCGGCATCGGCGGCGCGCTGATCAGCGCCTCGTCCTACCTGATGAAGTCCCCGCCGGTGCAGCGCGAGGACACCGAGGGCCGCGCCAAGCTCGAGGCCTACATCGCCGGCACCGAGGAGCGCTGA
- a CDS encoding Gfo/Idh/MocA family protein yields the protein MRIGLAGVGRIGAFHADTLRSLDAVDQLVVADVDAARAEQVATALGLEWVATTDDLLDAGLDALVIATATPGHAPLLRAGIARRIPTFCEKPVASTLDETIDLARLGAESDVPVHIGFQRRFDHGYRHARDAVASGELGFVHTVVANTRDATPPHPSYVPGSGGIFRDCNVHDFDIIRFVTGREVVSVYATGANQGADFFAEAGDVDTGAALLTLDGGTLAQVSSTRYNGAGHDVRMEVLGELGAVGVGLDQSLALRSMEEEVDFPSGPVKMSFMERFLPAYRAELTAFFDVAARRIPSPCTLQDALQAFRVAEACEVSRAERRVVDLTEIKGA from the coding sequence ATGCGCATCGGACTCGCCGGCGTCGGCCGGATCGGCGCCTTCCACGCCGATACCCTCCGCAGCCTCGACGCCGTCGACCAGCTCGTCGTCGCCGACGTCGACGCCGCGCGTGCCGAGCAGGTCGCGACCGCCCTGGGGCTGGAGTGGGTGGCCACCACCGACGACCTCCTCGACGCCGGGCTCGACGCCCTCGTGATCGCGACGGCGACGCCCGGCCACGCCCCGCTGCTGCGCGCCGGGATCGCCCGCCGCATCCCGACGTTCTGCGAGAAGCCGGTCGCCTCGACCCTCGACGAGACCATCGACCTGGCCCGGCTGGGAGCCGAGTCCGACGTGCCGGTGCACATCGGGTTCCAGCGCCGGTTCGACCACGGCTACCGCCACGCCCGGGATGCCGTGGCGTCCGGGGAGCTCGGGTTCGTCCACACCGTCGTCGCGAACACCCGCGACGCCACGCCGCCGCACCCGTCCTACGTGCCGGGCAGCGGCGGGATCTTCCGCGACTGCAACGTGCACGACTTCGACATCATCCGGTTCGTCACGGGACGGGAGGTGGTCTCGGTCTACGCCACCGGCGCCAACCAGGGCGCCGACTTCTTCGCCGAGGCAGGCGACGTCGACACCGGCGCGGCGCTGCTCACCCTCGACGGCGGCACCCTCGCCCAGGTCTCGTCGACCCGCTACAACGGCGCCGGGCACGACGTCCGCATGGAGGTCCTCGGCGAGCTCGGGGCTGTGGGGGTCGGTCTCGACCAGTCGCTGGCGCTGCGCTCGATGGAGGAGGAGGTGGACTTCCCCAGCGGACCGGTGAAGATGTCCTTCATGGAGCGCTTCCTGCCCGCCTACCGGGCCGAGCTGACCGCCTTCTTCGACGTCGCAGCCCGACGGATCCCGAGCCCGTGCACGCTGCAGGACGCGCTCCAGGCGTTCCGGGTGGCGGAGGCCTGCGAGGTCTCGCGCGCCGAGCGCCGGGTCGTGGACCTGACCGAGATCAAGGGGGCCTGA
- a CDS encoding single-stranded DNA-binding protein, translated as MAGDTVITVIGNITGDPELRFTPSGAAVANFTVASTPRQFDRQSNEWKDGETLFMRCSVWRDAAENVAESLQRGTRVIVSGRLKSRSYETKEGEKRTVVEMEVDEVGPSLRYATAKVNRTQRGTGGGGGGFGGGQQGGGQGGQQEDPWATGPSSAPAQAPQSGGQQGGGWGGGAPSYDEPPF; from the coding sequence ATGGCTGGCGACACCGTCATCACCGTCATCGGCAACATCACCGGCGACCCCGAGCTGCGCTTCACCCCCTCGGGTGCTGCCGTCGCGAACTTCACCGTGGCCTCGACGCCGCGGCAGTTCGACCGGCAGTCCAACGAGTGGAAGGACGGGGAGACCCTGTTCATGCGTTGCTCGGTGTGGCGCGATGCTGCCGAGAACGTCGCCGAGTCGCTCCAGCGGGGCACTCGGGTCATCGTCTCCGGCCGTCTGAAGTCTCGCTCGTACGAGACCAAGGAGGGCGAGAAGCGCACCGTCGTCGAGATGGAGGTCGACGAGGTCGGCCCCTCACTGCGCTACGCGACCGCCAAGGTCAACCGCACCCAGCGGGGCACCGGTGGTGGCGGCGGCGGCTTCGGCGGGGGCCAGCAGGGTGGCGGACAGGGTGGCCAGCAGGAGGACCCCTGGGCCACCGGCCCGTCGTCCGCGCCTGCGCAGGCTCCCCAGTCCGGTGGCCAGCAGGGTGGCGGTTGGGGCGGCGGAGCGCCGTCCTACGACGAGCCGCCGTTCTGA
- a CDS encoding glycosyltransferase 87 family protein, giving the protein MTHPPRRADVLPSGSLAVAGGPLGRHVSARAVSWVAAVVPLLVATAATMALSVAERAHCIQKGWTGSDQFWHACFSDLPALYQIGNLDEGLAAYVAGDGARADHPVLTGAVMAWVGGLVPDGSFLDQTRWYFGLWALLGTALALAIVYLTAAARPLHVADAAQVAFSPVLLMTAMLSPDLFGVALASAGLWAWSRRRPVAAGVLLGLGVAARTYPVLILLALVLLGLRTGRLGAVRRTLTAAAGAFGVVLLPFLVANPSAVVRSTRVWWESAAGLGSPWMIPQLLGHPLPTGATTLLAVAGVLVAVGAGAVFALSTAVRPSVAEVALVLVAVALLTGKAFPVQASLWLLPLLALCGLRWRDHWVWAGAEALHFVTVWLYVGGLSKPDRGLPPGWYAVFLVLRVAAVAYLVWRVWHTAAAREPVVDLDDDLDLDLESLRDLTGQDPSDPSRTPESEDTDELAGDFAGSPDRLLVRLA; this is encoded by the coding sequence GTGACCCACCCGCCCCGTCGCGCGGACGTCCTGCCGAGCGGCTCGCTGGCTGTCGCCGGCGGGCCGCTCGGCCGGCACGTGTCGGCGCGGGCGGTCTCGTGGGTCGCGGCCGTGGTGCCGCTGCTCGTGGCCACCGCGGCCACGATGGCGCTGTCCGTCGCGGAGCGGGCGCACTGCATACAGAAGGGCTGGACCGGCTCCGACCAGTTCTGGCACGCCTGCTTCTCCGACCTCCCGGCGCTCTACCAGATCGGCAACCTCGACGAGGGCCTGGCCGCCTACGTCGCCGGCGACGGCGCTCGAGCCGACCACCCGGTGCTCACCGGTGCGGTGATGGCGTGGGTCGGCGGGCTGGTGCCGGACGGGTCGTTCCTCGACCAGACCCGGTGGTACTTCGGGCTGTGGGCGCTGCTCGGCACCGCCCTGGCGTTGGCCATCGTCTACCTCACCGCCGCGGCCCGGCCGCTGCACGTCGCCGACGCGGCGCAGGTGGCCTTCAGCCCGGTGCTGCTGATGACGGCGATGCTGTCGCCCGACCTGTTCGGGGTGGCGCTGGCCAGCGCGGGTCTCTGGGCGTGGAGCCGCCGTCGCCCGGTCGCGGCCGGGGTACTGCTCGGTCTCGGGGTCGCGGCACGCACCTACCCGGTGCTGATCCTGCTGGCGCTGGTCCTGCTCGGCCTGCGCACCGGTCGGCTCGGTGCGGTGCGCCGCACCCTGACCGCGGCGGCGGGGGCGTTCGGCGTGGTGCTGCTGCCGTTCCTGGTCGCCAACCCCTCGGCCGTGGTCCGCTCCACCCGCGTCTGGTGGGAGAGCGCGGCCGGCCTCGGCTCGCCGTGGATGATCCCCCAGCTGCTCGGCCACCCACTGCCCACCGGCGCCACCACGCTGCTCGCCGTCGCCGGCGTGCTGGTCGCTGTCGGGGCGGGGGCGGTGTTCGCGCTCAGCACCGCGGTGCGCCCCTCCGTCGCCGAGGTCGCCTTGGTGCTCGTCGCGGTCGCGCTGCTCACCGGCAAGGCCTTCCCGGTGCAGGCCTCGCTGTGGCTGCTGCCGCTGCTGGCCCTGTGCGGGCTGCGGTGGCGCGACCACTGGGTGTGGGCGGGCGCCGAGGCGCTGCACTTCGTGACCGTGTGGCTCTACGTCGGGGGCCTGTCCAAGCCCGACCGCGGCCTGCCGCCCGGCTGGTATGCCGTGTTCCTGGTGCTCCGCGTGGCCGCCGTCGCGTACCTGGTCTGGCGGGTCTGGCACACCGCGGCCGCCCGCGAGCCCGTGGTCGACCTCGACGACGACCTCGACCTCGACCTCGAGTCTTTGAGGGATCTGACGGGCCAGGACCCGTCGGATCCCTCCAGGACTCCCGAGTCGGAGGACACGGACGAGCTGGCCGGTGACTTCGCGGGCTCGCCCGACCGGCTGCTGGTCCGACTCGCCTGA
- the rpsF gene encoding 30S ribosomal protein S6: MRQYELMVILDPELDDRTVAPSLDKFLTVVTKDKGTVDNIDIWGRRRLAFEIKKKAEGIYAVVNFTAEPATAKELDRQLGLNESVMRTKLLRPGA, encoded by the coding sequence ATGCGTCAGTACGAACTCATGGTCATCCTCGACCCCGAGCTCGACGACCGGACCGTCGCGCCCTCGCTCGACAAGTTCCTCACCGTCGTCACCAAGGACAAGGGCACCGTCGACAACATCGACATCTGGGGCCGCCGTCGCTTGGCGTTCGAGATCAAGAAGAAGGCCGAGGGCATCTACGCCGTCGTCAACTTCACCGCAGAGCCGGCCACGGCCAAGGAGCTGGACCGCCAGCTCGGCCTGAACGAGTCGGTCATGCGCACCAAGCTCCTGCGCCCCGGCGCCTGA